In Candidatus Chlorohelix allophototropha, one DNA window encodes the following:
- a CDS encoding fibronectin type III domain-containing protein codes for MRKSSSRTIIGFQLGAAMLAGLLLFITALSMVSGVAVAQQVSPIQVKWEVEGAPTEGRVGARLTFPRLKLTNSGTVAWAASGANELKVGYRWFYGYGAPVAKTNYEEVRANLPQDMPPGGSLVYPNFQVAVPNLTGDFVLHIDLVQPNDVWLQTKGVKDLVLNVSIKAKDSSVLSVAVNSLPLFSNSNVINLSWIGKEEGGNAGISGYDVQFKTSTDNDWSNLLSNTNLTTTQFRGDNAKTYQFRVKATGKSGSISAVPITGQVFTRIDTLSPSSNVDSLPALSPTAFLVRWSSFDNVDGPNTSLFDVQYRESNGDWTNWLSGTPGNAALFQGQTGKTYQFRVRAMDYAGNRGEYPTNPQASTTTSASLNSLAGISPNPTSATPPSGATTLLFPLAVKNGDNSSGTMGYVISNPTDKPADVFIRFNNWAGVPNTKKVGDKDVAIDDNEATDTARVVTLLETVPAKGTKTVWAGNLYLPVYNGWAAIVSSAPVTASAVRLASDGKTIAYNPAETGNKLYLPYIKKQDADTSSYISLANPSTKAITVEITYYNDSGTVIFTEKRDMARLSSQRFSLASLKLADPTSRFTGSAVISAPSPVAATVENNLEDGSVITYPAQVKTTQSSPDYTVFKNTDGGYTTTGVIQNTTNATVTLKIEYQNDNGQVVASQEKQLSPFARYNAWQGSLQIDKFSGKFKVTATGGEVAIVVLGAGPGMKDRVFP; via the coding sequence CAATTATAGGATTTCAGCTTGGAGCAGCAATGCTGGCGGGGTTGTTGCTATTTATTACCGCCTTGAGCATGGTCAGCGGTGTAGCAGTGGCGCAACAAGTTTCGCCTATTCAGGTGAAATGGGAAGTGGAAGGCGCACCAACCGAAGGACGTGTAGGGGCGAGATTAACCTTCCCGCGCTTGAAGCTCACCAATAGTGGTACTGTGGCATGGGCAGCTTCGGGGGCAAATGAGCTTAAGGTAGGCTATCGCTGGTTTTATGGCTATGGTGCGCCCGTTGCCAAAACCAACTATGAAGAGGTGCGTGCTAACCTGCCACAAGATATGCCGCCGGGTGGTTCGTTGGTTTATCCTAACTTTCAGGTGGCAGTTCCCAACCTGACCGGAGATTTTGTACTTCACATCGACCTAGTACAACCTAACGATGTGTGGTTGCAAACCAAAGGAGTTAAAGATTTGGTGCTTAATGTAAGTATCAAAGCAAAAGACTCCTCGGTATTATCGGTTGCGGTTAATTCTCTCCCGCTATTCAGCAATTCCAATGTAATCAATCTTTCATGGATTGGTAAGGAAGAAGGCGGTAACGCCGGGATTAGTGGCTATGATGTGCAATTTAAAACCTCAACTGACAACGATTGGTCAAATCTCCTTAGCAATACAAACCTTACCACCACCCAATTCCGAGGCGATAACGCCAAAACTTATCAATTCCGGGTCAAAGCAACCGGTAAATCGGGCAGTATTAGCGCGGTACCGATCACCGGGCAGGTCTTTACTCGTATAGATACACTATCTCCTAGCAGCAATGTGGATTCACTTCCTGCGCTTAGCCCCACCGCTTTTCTGGTGCGCTGGTCAAGCTTCGATAATGTGGATGGTCCTAATACTTCCCTATTCGATGTGCAATATCGCGAAAGCAACGGCGATTGGACTAATTGGCTGAGCGGTACGCCGGGAAATGCCGCCTTATTTCAAGGTCAAACTGGTAAAACCTACCAGTTCCGCGTTCGGGCGATGGATTATGCCGGAAATCGGGGAGAATATCCCACAAACCCACAAGCCAGCACTACCACCAGCGCCAGCCTCAATAGCCTTGCCGGAATTAGCCCCAACCCAACTTCCGCAACCCCACCTAGTGGTGCGACAACTCTATTATTCCCACTGGCAGTTAAAAACGGCGATAACAGCAGCGGCACGATGGGCTATGTAATTTCAAATCCCACCGACAAACCTGCCGATGTGTTCATCCGCTTTAACAATTGGGCGGGTGTGCCTAATACCAAAAAGGTGGGCGATAAAGACGTAGCGATAGATGATAATGAGGCTACCGACACGGCACGAGTGGTAACGCTGCTTGAAACTGTGCCGGCAAAAGGTACTAAAACAGTGTGGGCGGGCAACCTGTATCTTCCGGTCTATAACGGTTGGGCAGCGATTGTCAGTAGCGCCCCTGTAACCGCTTCCGCAGTTCGGCTGGCTTCTGACGGCAAAACTATAGCATATAATCCGGCTGAAACTGGCAACAAACTTTATCTACCCTACATCAAAAAGCAAGATGCTGATACTTCAAGCTATATTTCGCTTGCCAATCCCAGTACCAAAGCAATAACGGTAGAGATAACCTATTACAATGATAGTGGTACAGTAATCTTTACCGAAAAGCGTGATATGGCGCGGTTGTCCAGCCAGCGTTTCAGCCTTGCTTCCTTGAAACTGGCTGACCCTACCTCGCGCTTTACCGGTAGCGCGGTAATTTCTGCACCCTCTCCGGTTGCCGCTACTGTAGAAAATAACCTTGAGGACGGTTCGGTAATAACCTATCCGGCACAGGTAAAAACCACGCAAAGCAGCCCGGATTATACCGTATTTAAGAATACAGATGGTGGTTATACCACTACCGGGGTTATCCAGAATACTACCAATGCTACCGTTACTCTTAAAATTGAATACCAGAACGATAACGGACAGGTAGTAGCTTCGCAGGAGAAACAGCTTTCGCCTTTTGCGCGCTATAACGCTTGGCAGGGTTCGTTGCAAATTGATAAGTTCAGCGGTAAATTCAAAGTCACCGCAACGGGAGGCGAAGTTGCAAT